In the genome of Streptacidiphilus rugosus AM-16, one region contains:
- a CDS encoding TadA family conjugal transfer-associated ATPase produces MTRSTSTARTTGVHRVHHPATGRPAGAGGGGAVSAALLDAVRLRLAEAGAEPTITDVAAALRAQGRPYGDTEVLEIVRELRAEMVGAGPLDRLLTDPEVSDVLVNGPRDVWVDRGHGLQRAREVRFADEAAVRRLAQRLAHTAGRRLDDARPWADARLPQGVRLHAVLPPVAVGCTLISLRVSRPRPFTLEELTAAGSLTAWGAALLHALVRARVAFLVSGGTGTGKTTLLAALLGLVPTHERLVVVEDSAELVPDHPHVVRLEGRPPNQEGAGGVALRELVRQALRMRPDRLVVGEVRGEEVLELLASLNTGHEGGCGTVHANTAADVPARLEALAATAGLGRDALHSQLGSALDAVVHLVRGPGGRRRVAEVCVLSRGGGGLVTAVPAVRFPPAGGQEPGPGWAHLAERCGGLRAPWGKAQ; encoded by the coding sequence ATGACCAGGAGCACCAGCACGGCTCGCACGACGGGCGTCCATCGCGTCCACCACCCCGCCACAGGACGCCCCGCAGGTGCCGGCGGCGGAGGGGCGGTCTCGGCGGCCCTGCTCGACGCAGTCCGGCTGCGACTCGCCGAGGCGGGCGCGGAACCGACGATCACCGATGTCGCGGCCGCCCTCCGCGCCCAGGGCCGTCCCTACGGCGACACCGAGGTCCTGGAGATCGTCAGGGAGCTGCGCGCCGAGATGGTGGGCGCGGGTCCGCTCGACCGCCTGCTGACCGATCCGGAGGTCAGCGACGTCCTCGTCAACGGCCCGCGCGATGTGTGGGTCGATCGGGGCCACGGGCTCCAACGCGCCCGCGAGGTGCGGTTCGCCGACGAAGCCGCGGTACGGCGGCTGGCACAGCGGCTCGCTCACACGGCCGGACGCCGTCTCGACGACGCCCGTCCCTGGGCCGACGCCCGGCTGCCGCAGGGGGTGCGTCTGCATGCGGTGCTGCCCCCGGTCGCCGTGGGCTGCACGCTGATCTCGCTGCGGGTCAGCCGACCCCGGCCGTTCACGCTCGAGGAGCTGACGGCCGCGGGCTCGCTCACCGCCTGGGGCGCGGCCCTGTTGCACGCGTTGGTCCGTGCCAGGGTCGCCTTCCTCGTCTCGGGCGGCACGGGCACAGGGAAGACCACCCTGTTGGCGGCACTGCTCGGCCTGGTGCCCACGCATGAACGCCTCGTCGTCGTCGAGGACTCGGCGGAGCTGGTCCCCGACCACCCGCACGTGGTGCGACTGGAGGGCCGTCCGCCCAACCAGGAGGGCGCGGGCGGGGTGGCCCTGCGGGAGCTGGTCCGCCAGGCGCTGCGGATGCGCCCCGACCGGCTCGTCGTCGGCGAGGTGCGCGGCGAGGAAGTCCTGGAGCTGCTCGCCTCCCTGAACACCGGTCACGAGGGCGGCTGCGGCACCGTCCACGCGAACACCGCGGCCGACGTTCCCGCCCGGCTGGAGGCGCTGGCGGCCACGGCCGGGCTCGGCAGGGACGCCCTGCACAGCCAGCTGGGTTCCGCGCTGGACGCCGTGGTGCACCTGGTCCGAGGGCCGGGCGGCCGGCGTCGGGTGGCCGAGGTCTGCGTCCTGTCACGGGGCGGCGGAGGCCTGGTGACGGCCGTTCCCGCCGTCAGATTCCCGCCTGCGGGCGGACAGGAGCCGGGCCCCGGATGGGCGCACCTGGCCGAACGCTGCGGCGGGCTGCGCGCGCCGTGGGGCAAGGCGCAGTGA
- the ssd gene encoding septum site-determining protein Ssd — MAARPPVDPPTDPPAGPSGGPADNPARIPAAAPLPGPSGPLIVTEDDGLIDTLLKLCAAAGATPQVVCGAPPPRQAWEAAPLVLVGVDVADRMATLARRPGVLLVGLDLDDSEVWQKAVTIGAEHVVFLPDSDAWLLDRVADAAEGVGHPALTVAVLGGRGGAGASTLACALAVTAAREGHRTLLIDVDPLGGGLDVLLGGEEAAGLRWPDLAASRGRVSAVELEHALPRLHRLSALSWDRGDTLTIPVEAVRTVLGAARRRGGVVVLDLPRRIDEAAAEALEQADLGLLVVPAELRAMTASSRVASGVALRLGDLRAVVRGPSPSGMTGEEVARGLRLPLAGELSAEPGLAADLECGRPPGARPKGPLGRFCTAFLTEALAGAGLTDGGGVAA, encoded by the coding sequence ATGGCCGCACGCCCGCCCGTCGATCCACCCACCGACCCACCCGCCGGTCCGTCCGGCGGTCCGGCCGACAACCCGGCCAGGATCCCGGCCGCCGCTCCGCTCCCCGGCCCCAGCGGGCCGTTGATCGTCACCGAGGACGACGGCCTGATCGACACGCTGCTCAAGCTCTGCGCCGCCGCCGGGGCGACCCCACAGGTCGTCTGCGGGGCACCGCCACCACGCCAGGCCTGGGAGGCCGCCCCGCTCGTGCTCGTCGGCGTCGACGTCGCCGATCGCATGGCCACCCTCGCGCGGCGTCCGGGCGTCCTCCTGGTCGGGTTGGATCTCGACGACAGCGAGGTCTGGCAGAAGGCCGTGACCATCGGCGCGGAGCACGTCGTCTTCCTGCCGGACAGCGATGCCTGGCTGCTCGACCGGGTCGCCGACGCGGCCGAGGGCGTCGGCCACCCGGCGCTGACGGTGGCGGTGCTCGGCGGTCGTGGCGGCGCGGGGGCGTCGACGCTCGCCTGCGCCCTCGCCGTCACCGCCGCCAGAGAGGGGCACCGGACCCTGCTGATCGACGTCGATCCGCTGGGCGGCGGTCTGGACGTCCTGCTCGGCGGAGAGGAGGCCGCAGGCCTGCGGTGGCCCGATCTCGCGGCCTCCCGAGGCCGGGTCAGCGCCGTGGAGCTGGAGCATGCCCTGCCCCGGCTGCACCGCCTGTCCGCACTGAGCTGGGACCGCGGTGACACGCTGACCATCCCGGTCGAGGCGGTGCGGACCGTCCTCGGCGCCGCGCGGCGGCGCGGCGGCGTGGTGGTTCTCGACCTGCCCCGCAGGATCGACGAGGCCGCGGCCGAGGCCTTGGAACAGGCAGACCTCGGCCTGCTGGTGGTACCGGCCGAGCTCCGGGCGATGACGGCCTCGAGCCGGGTCGCGTCCGGGGTCGCGCTGAGGCTCGGCGACCTGCGCGCGGTCGTCCGCGGCCCGTCGCCGAGCGGGATGACGGGCGAGGAGGTCGCCCGGGGGCTGCGCCTGCCCCTGGCGGGCGAGCTGTCCGCCGAGCCGGGGCTGGCCGCGGACCTGGAGTGCGGCCGTCCGCCCGGGGCAAGGCCCAAAGGGCCCCTCGGCCGGTTCTGCACAGCGTTTCTGACCGAGGCTCTGGCAGGAGCCGGGCTGACTGACGGTGGGGGAGTGGCAGCATGA
- a CDS encoding type II secretion system F family protein, with amino-acid sequence MAGTVMCLLGWAAWWLARRDEAVRRQRLLYPGAPARSVGPWQRRARRLRARLPVELGLVPLGAAAAWLADSPVPGLVGAAAVWPVLRLRRRRRAAKARERRRVAVVELCSALAGELRTGATPHQAVEMAVEGLPHGDALDLTGLLAAVRLGGSVESALILLSELPGAEGAAGAAACWRVTSSSGAGLAEGLDRVAEGLRAERALRDTVRAELAGPRSTAVLLALLPLFGLALGAALGADPLQVLLHTTPGLVCLLLGSALEFAGLAWTARIARTAEGLT; translated from the coding sequence ATGGCGGGAACGGTGATGTGCCTGCTCGGCTGGGCAGCCTGGTGGCTGGCCCGGCGCGACGAGGCGGTGCGCCGCCAGCGACTGCTCTACCCCGGAGCCCCAGCCCGGAGCGTCGGTCCGTGGCAGCGCCGAGCCCGACGACTCCGGGCGCGGCTGCCGGTGGAGCTGGGGCTGGTCCCGCTCGGCGCGGCCGCCGCATGGCTGGCCGACTCCCCGGTACCGGGACTGGTCGGTGCGGCAGCTGTCTGGCCGGTGCTGCGGCTCCGGCGCCGTCGGCGCGCGGCCAAGGCGCGGGAGCGGCGCAGGGTCGCGGTGGTGGAGCTCTGCTCGGCACTGGCCGGGGAGCTCCGCACGGGGGCCACCCCGCATCAGGCGGTCGAAATGGCCGTCGAGGGCCTCCCGCACGGGGACGCCCTGGATCTGACCGGTCTGCTGGCCGCCGTGCGGCTCGGTGGGTCCGTCGAATCTGCCCTGATCCTGCTGTCGGAGCTGCCCGGCGCAGAGGGGGCCGCAGGAGCCGCCGCGTGTTGGCGGGTCACCTCCTCCAGCGGGGCCGGTCTGGCCGAAGGGCTCGACCGGGTCGCCGAAGGACTGCGCGCCGAGCGGGCGCTGCGCGACACCGTGCGTGCCGAGTTGGCCGGTCCTCGCTCGACCGCCGTCCTGCTGGCCCTCCTGCCACTCTTCGGGCTGGCCCTGGGCGCGGCTCTCGGGGCCGACCCGCTGCAGGTGCTGCTCCACACGACGCCGGGCCTGGTCTGTCTGTTGCTCGGCTCGGCACTGGAGTTCGCCGGGCTGGCCTGGACAGCGCGCATCGCCCGCACGGCGGAGGGCCTGACGTGA
- a CDS encoding type II secretion system F family protein, translated as MSGGLVWASAALSGGTALAVGLTVRRRRGLIRRRAGRFGLQTAPQGGAGAATPSAKLPVVRLAARRAASPASWAASVRSEGRAAERDRLVPRLASMLIGAGAVALVGGQAGWVLGVALTALGLRLLPAPPGRAEQQRRRSAAALRSQLPLAADLLAGCLASWCPPDAALTAVATAVAEPIASRLATAAVELSIGADPEACWERLGDTEPALAPLGRCLARAAASGAPPAAGLARLADAERASAAREAQARVRRAGVLATAPLGLCFLPAFVLVGVVPVVTGLAGSFLGRL; from the coding sequence GTGAGCGGCGGGTTGGTCTGGGCTTCCGCTGCGCTCAGCGGAGGCACTGCGCTCGCCGTCGGCCTGACGGTGCGTCGGCGGCGGGGACTGATCCGCCGCCGCGCGGGCCGGTTCGGTCTGCAGACCGCTCCGCAGGGCGGCGCGGGAGCGGCAACTCCGTCGGCCAAGCTGCCCGTGGTGCGCCTTGCCGCTCGCCGGGCAGCGAGCCCGGCGTCATGGGCGGCGTCGGTCCGCTCGGAGGGGCGCGCAGCCGAGCGGGACCGACTGGTGCCCCGGCTGGCGTCGATGCTGATCGGCGCCGGAGCAGTCGCGCTGGTGGGAGGACAGGCGGGCTGGGTGCTGGGTGTCGCGCTGACAGCGCTGGGGCTCAGGCTCCTGCCCGCTCCGCCGGGCCGCGCCGAGCAGCAGCGCCGCCGGTCGGCCGCCGCGCTGCGATCCCAACTGCCCTTGGCCGCTGATCTGCTGGCCGGCTGCCTGGCCTCCTGGTGTCCGCCGGACGCCGCCCTCACGGCGGTGGCCACGGCCGTGGCCGAGCCCATCGCGAGCCGACTGGCCACGGCGGCGGTCGAGCTCTCGATAGGAGCAGACCCGGAGGCCTGCTGGGAGCGGCTCGGAGACACCGAGCCCGCTCTGGCCCCACTCGGTCGCTGCCTGGCCCGCGCGGCGGCCAGTGGCGCACCCCCGGCGGCGGGCCTGGCCCGCCTGGCCGACGCCGAACGGGCGTCAGCCGCACGCGAGGCGCAGGCACGCGTCCGTCGTGCCGGGGTCCTGGCCACGGCACCGCTCGGCCTCTGCTTCCTGCCGGCCTTCGTCCTCGTCGGCGTCGTCCCGGTGGTCACCGGGCTGGCCGGAAGCTTCCTCGGCCGCCTCTGA